A single genomic interval of Tsukamurella paurometabola harbors:
- a CDS encoding C40 family peptidase: protein MAKHRLQPQPSRGATAARGALAAGAVTIGTFAAPTAAFAAPAPAPAAPNAKPAPAVPNAKPAPVAGKAKPAKPGVASRTTAARPTVVSDVAVAPKPGVTTVAGAQPGGAKAKVVQAALSRTGLPYSYGSAGPNSFDCSGLVYWSMKQAGITVPRDSYGQLGGGRAIAIKDLQPGDIVIYNGGSHAALYIGNGKVVHSVNYGIPVKVSPLNEMSVYSARRY, encoded by the coding sequence GTGGCGAAACACCGACTTCAGCCGCAGCCCAGCCGGGGTGCCACCGCCGCTCGCGGTGCGCTTGCAGCGGGCGCCGTGACCATCGGTACGTTCGCGGCCCCCACGGCCGCATTCGCAGCGCCCGCCCCCGCACCGGCGGCGCCGAACGCGAAGCCCGCCCCTGCGGTGCCGAATGCGAAGCCCGCACCCGTGGCCGGGAAGGCCAAGCCCGCGAAGCCGGGGGTCGCCTCCCGCACCACTGCTGCGCGGCCCACCGTCGTCAGCGACGTCGCCGTGGCGCCCAAGCCCGGCGTCACCACTGTCGCGGGCGCCCAGCCGGGCGGTGCCAAGGCCAAGGTCGTCCAGGCGGCCCTGTCGCGCACCGGCCTGCCGTACTCGTACGGATCCGCCGGCCCCAACTCGTTCGACTGCTCGGGCCTCGTCTACTGGTCCATGAAGCAGGCCGGCATCACCGTGCCGCGCGACAGCTACGGACAGCTCGGCGGCGGTCGTGCCATCGCGATCAAGGACCTGCAGCCCGGCGACATCGTGATCTACAACGGCGGCAGCCACGCCGCCCTGTACATCGGCAACGGCAAGGTCGTGCACTCGGTGAACTACGGCATCCCGGTCAAGGTGAGCCCGCTCAACGAGATGTCGGTCTACTCCGCCCGTCGTTACTGA
- a CDS encoding NlpC/P60 family protein, with the protein MSSTSPSRSLVLRGSAASAALALVAGLTVVGSATADPDTADAALKQYEALSEQASGTNEAAKAAQEDAEKATAAKRAADATLVAAKREVAAVQARKAALQPQIDAVVVANYKGSRTNRTYALLVSDSPQQMLDQMSTLDFVNRDVVATVDAYKKSKAAADSAATRAAEAAKSAEDTRAEAERKASDLRQKKARLAQEIARIKAIYDRLTGAQRQTLIGPPTPFDPSKVPPGSTAELAAVRAALTRVGMPYAWGGTGPGQFDCSGLMVWAYQQSGKSLPRTSQAQLNGGRPVSRGELQPGDIIVYYPGATHVGMYVGDGKVVHASTFGVPVQVVPVDAAGPYNSAVRF; encoded by the coding sequence GTGTCTTCGACCTCCCCCTCCCGCTCCCTGGTGCTGCGCGGTTCCGCCGCGTCCGCAGCGCTCGCCCTGGTGGCCGGGCTGACCGTTGTCGGTAGTGCGACCGCGGACCCCGACACCGCCGACGCCGCGCTCAAACAGTACGAAGCGCTGTCGGAGCAGGCCTCCGGAACGAACGAGGCCGCCAAGGCCGCGCAGGAGGACGCCGAGAAGGCCACCGCCGCCAAGCGTGCCGCCGATGCCACGCTCGTGGCCGCCAAGCGCGAGGTCGCCGCCGTGCAGGCCCGGAAGGCGGCGCTGCAGCCCCAGATCGACGCGGTCGTCGTGGCCAACTACAAGGGCTCGCGCACGAACCGCACCTACGCGCTCCTCGTCAGCGACTCGCCGCAGCAGATGCTCGACCAGATGTCGACGCTCGACTTCGTCAACCGCGACGTCGTCGCCACCGTCGACGCCTACAAGAAGTCGAAGGCCGCCGCCGACTCCGCGGCCACCCGCGCCGCCGAGGCCGCCAAGTCGGCCGAGGACACCCGTGCCGAGGCCGAGCGCAAGGCCTCCGATCTGCGGCAGAAGAAGGCACGCCTGGCTCAGGAGATCGCGCGGATCAAGGCCATCTACGACCGGCTCACCGGTGCCCAGCGGCAGACCCTCATCGGCCCGCCCACGCCGTTCGATCCCAGCAAGGTGCCGCCGGGGAGCACCGCAGAGCTCGCCGCCGTACGAGCGGCATTGACCCGTGTGGGCATGCCGTACGCGTGGGGCGGCACCGGGCCGGGCCAGTTCGACTGCTCGGGCCTGATGGTCTGGGCCTACCAGCAGTCCGGCAAGTCGCTGCCCCGCACCTCGCAGGCGCAGCTGAACGGCGGGCGTCCGGTCTCCCGCGGCGAGCTGCAGCCCGGCGACATCATCGTCTACTACCCGGGTGCCACGCACGTCGGCATGTACGTCGGCGACGGAAAGGTGGTGCACGCCTCCACCTTCGGTGTTCCGGTGCAGGTCGTCCCCGTCGACGCCGCAGGCCCGTACAACTCGGCGGTGCGCTTCTAG
- a CDS encoding glycosyltransferase family 4 protein: MPRTLLVTNDFPPRPGGIQTYLQAFVRQLPADELVVYASRWRGSEEYDAAQPFEVVRHPTTLLLPTPDALSRARDLVRSHDIETVWFGAAAPLALLGAPLKDAGALRTVASTHGHEVGWSMLPPSRACLRRIGDTTDVITYVSTYTRGRFAAAFGPRAALEHLPPGVDTDVFRPDDAARSALRARYGLAEDEPVVLCLSRLVPRKGQDMLIRALPRIRGQVPGAKLVIVGGGPYAETLHKLVRKVGVEEQVIFTGSVPFDELAAHHNLGDVFAMPCRTRGAGLDVEGLGIVFLEASATGKPVVAGDSGGAPETVWEGESGHVVPGRDVEAIADAVAGLLADPDRAAKMGARGRELVAEHFDWRRLGHRLQTLLNPY; this comes from the coding sequence ATGCCGCGCACGCTGCTGGTCACCAACGACTTCCCGCCCCGCCCCGGAGGCATCCAGACCTACCTCCAGGCGTTCGTGCGGCAGCTTCCCGCCGACGAGCTCGTCGTGTACGCATCGCGGTGGCGCGGCAGCGAGGAGTACGACGCCGCGCAGCCCTTCGAGGTCGTGCGCCATCCGACGACGCTGCTGCTGCCCACGCCCGACGCGCTCTCCCGAGCCCGCGATCTGGTGCGGTCCCACGACATCGAGACCGTCTGGTTCGGCGCCGCCGCGCCGCTGGCGCTGCTGGGCGCACCGCTCAAGGACGCCGGTGCGCTGCGCACGGTCGCCTCCACGCACGGGCACGAGGTGGGCTGGTCGATGCTCCCGCCCTCGCGGGCCTGCCTGCGCCGCATCGGCGACACCACCGACGTCATCACCTACGTCAGCACGTACACCCGGGGCCGGTTCGCCGCGGCCTTCGGCCCGCGCGCAGCTCTGGAGCATCTCCCGCCCGGCGTCGACACCGACGTCTTCCGGCCCGACGATGCCGCCCGCTCCGCCCTGCGTGCCCGCTACGGCCTGGCCGAGGACGAGCCCGTCGTGCTGTGCCTGTCGCGGCTGGTGCCGCGCAAGGGCCAGGACATGCTGATCCGCGCTCTACCGCGGATCCGGGGGCAGGTGCCCGGCGCGAAGCTCGTGATCGTCGGCGGCGGCCCGTATGCGGAGACGCTGCACAAGCTGGTGCGGAAGGTCGGCGTCGAGGAACAGGTGATCTTCACCGGTTCGGTGCCGTTCGACGAACTCGCCGCGCACCACAACCTCGGCGACGTCTTCGCCATGCCCTGCCGCACCCGCGGTGCGGGCCTGGACGTGGAGGGGCTCGGCATCGTCTTCCTCGAGGCGTCCGCGACCGGGAAGCCCGTGGTGGCCGGCGATTCCGGGGGTGCGCCCGAGACCGTCTGGGAGGGGGAGTCGGGCCATGTCGTGCCGGGGCGCGACGTCGAGGCCATCGCCGATGCCGTCGCGGGCCTGCTCGCGGACCCCGACCGCGCCGCGAAGATGGGTGCTCGCGGCCGCGAGCTGGTGGCCGAGCACTTCGACTGGCGCCGCCTCGGCCATCGCCTGCAGACCCTGCTCAACCCGTACTGA